Part of the Candidatus Dadabacteria bacterium genome, AGTTTTCTTCTCTTGGCAACCATTGAAACCAGTCCTTTTCTTGAATGGTTATCCTTGGGCGCTCTTTTCACATGCTCGGACAGTTCCTGTATCTTTCCGTTCAGAATCCCTATCTGAAC contains:
- the rpsO gene encoding 30S ribosomal protein S15, which gives rise to MSLQKEEKARIIKEFQTHENDVGSAEVQIGILNGKIQELSEHVKRAPKDNHSRKGLVSMVAKRRKL